In Providencia rettgeri, the following proteins share a genomic window:
- a CDS encoding fimbrial protein — protein sequence MQRIIKRFPLIMSLLVIPTSAVMANDVEFTGTLLIPPPCTVFEDKVNVIEYKDIGLHKIDGVRFTKPINYALKCEDNLKGWDLMLTIKGTATDFDASALETNVRDLGMRITQNGLGFEINKPLKITYGQPPVLEVVPVKRLGVTLPEGGFTATGTLLAEYQ from the coding sequence ATGCAAAGAATAATCAAAAGATTTCCGCTGATAATGAGTTTGTTAGTAATACCTACTAGCGCTGTGATGGCAAACGATGTGGAATTTACAGGAACCTTGTTAATTCCACCGCCTTGTACTGTTTTTGAAGATAAAGTCAACGTCATTGAATACAAAGATATTGGTTTACATAAAATAGATGGGGTCAGATTCACGAAACCTATTAATTACGCATTGAAGTGTGAAGACAATTTAAAAGGTTGGGACTTGATGCTGACAATCAAAGGCACCGCAACCGATTTTGATGCGTCAGCTTTGGAAACCAATGTTCGAGATCTTGGCATGCGTATTACCCAAAATGGTTTAGGTTTTGAAATCAATAAACCATTAAAGATTACATATGGGCAACCGCCTGTTTTAGAAGTTGTTCCAGTTAAGAGATTGGGAGTTACGTTGCCTGAAGGAGGCTTTACCGCAACAGGGACATTGCTAGCGGAGTACCAATAA
- a CDS encoding fimbrial protein — protein MNDLNKQRYLLASCLAGLLFTSASYAGLPESRISPSGNTRATITPGMITVPIKGVVLAPPPCKINGGNIIKVNFDEIMSTRIDGNAYSRPINYNIDCEKRPTSQMKMTLIGIPASFDSGAIETDLPGLGIAFRYNGSKLRLNQEIKFVYPNAPQFEAIPVRDLSTTLTKGGVFHAGVTIKLDYQ, from the coding sequence ATGAATGATTTAAATAAGCAGCGGTACCTGCTGGCATCATGTCTCGCTGGACTACTTTTTACATCGGCTTCCTATGCAGGGTTACCCGAATCACGTATCAGCCCATCGGGAAATACACGGGCGACAATCACGCCCGGTATGATAACCGTACCGATTAAAGGTGTTGTGTTAGCTCCACCGCCTTGCAAAATTAATGGTGGAAATATAATCAAAGTCAATTTTGATGAAATCATGAGTACGCGAATTGACGGTAACGCTTACTCGAGACCTATAAATTACAACATTGACTGTGAAAAAAGACCAACATCGCAAATGAAGATGACGTTGATTGGTATTCCTGCATCTTTTGATAGCGGTGCAATTGAGACAGATCTTCCGGGGTTAGGAATAGCATTTCGTTATAACGGAAGCAAGCTTCGATTAAATCAAGAAATTAAGTTTGTATATCCAAATGCACCTCAATTTGAAGCGATACCTGTTCGTGACCTATCCACAACACTAACAAAGGGTGGGGTTTTTCATGCGGGCGTCACTATCAAACTTGATTATCAGTGA
- a CDS encoding fimbrial protein: MKRTLLFSTLLFGLVPTFTFGISSWDIDGLHGTLTVNGMMTEAPCTMDVTNSMRQEVSLGEIPSYSLRKPGDRAEPVSFELEFRHCIRTESRMKDTRTGRAIWDAMQPVITVSFVAVSDKHFPEMLSVKGVSGLALEVTDAQREDIRLGSRGRPQFLDAPQGTLQYFVTPVRTPEKLTEGSFSAVMDFKVDYE; the protein is encoded by the coding sequence ATGAAAAGGACTCTCCTGTTCAGCACTCTCTTATTCGGTTTAGTTCCTACGTTTACCTTTGGAATAAGCAGTTGGGATATTGATGGTTTACACGGGACATTGACAGTCAATGGCATGATGACCGAAGCACCTTGTACGATGGATGTGACTAATTCAATGCGCCAAGAAGTGTCTCTAGGGGAGATCCCTTCTTATTCACTCCGTAAACCTGGTGACAGAGCTGAGCCAGTTTCATTCGAATTAGAATTTAGACATTGCATTCGCACGGAAAGCCGAATGAAAGACACTAGAACGGGCAGAGCGATTTGGGATGCAATGCAGCCCGTGATAACGGTTTCCTTTGTTGCTGTATCAGATAAACATTTTCCAGAAATGTTAAGTGTAAAAGGTGTCTCCGGCTTAGCGTTAGAAGTGACTGATGCACAACGGGAAGACATCAGATTAGGAAGCCGAGGTCGTCCACAATTCCTTGATGCACCGCAGGGGACTCTTCAGTATTTCGTCACGCCAGTGAGAACTCCCGAAAAATTAACGGAAGGAAGTTTCAGCGCCGTAATGGACTTTAAGGTGGATTATGAATGA
- a CDS encoding fimbria/pilus periplasmic chaperone: MNIKKIAFFTTTITLSAVLCGQALAAIALDRTRVIYNGAEKTISLNIKNENTELPYLAQGWIEDINGNKIESPLTVLPPVQRVEPGEGSQVKIQSLPDIATLPQDRESVYYFNLREIPPRSKEANVLQIALQTRIKLFYRPKALYATRTDLENPWQEKITLTRKGDAYEITNPTAYFVTIVDASAKVGGDTVKQFEPVMISPKSNGMLKGSASAMGAKPVLTYINDYGGRPKLTFGCAGTTCKVESSTDR, encoded by the coding sequence ATGAATATTAAGAAAATTGCATTTTTTACTACGACAATTACGTTATCCGCGGTGCTATGTGGACAGGCTTTAGCTGCAATTGCACTTGATAGAACACGGGTCATTTATAATGGGGCTGAAAAGACCATTAGCTTAAATATTAAGAATGAAAACACAGAGTTACCCTATCTTGCACAGGGCTGGATTGAAGATATTAATGGTAACAAAATTGAAAGCCCACTCACGGTTTTACCGCCAGTTCAACGTGTAGAGCCCGGTGAAGGTAGCCAAGTTAAAATTCAATCTCTTCCTGATATCGCTACATTGCCACAGGATAGAGAAAGTGTTTATTACTTTAACTTACGTGAAATTCCACCGCGTAGTAAAGAAGCTAACGTATTACAAATTGCGTTACAGACGCGTATTAAATTGTTTTATAGACCAAAAGCGTTATATGCCACTCGTACGGACTTAGAAAACCCATGGCAAGAGAAAATTACACTCACACGCAAAGGTGATGCCTATGAAATTACGAATCCAACGGCTTATTTCGTCACGATTGTAGATGCAAGCGCAAAAGTGGGTGGAGACACTGTCAAACAATTTGAACCGGTCATGATCTCACCAAAAAGTAATGGAATGCTTAAAGGTAGTGCAAGTGCCATGGGGGCAAAACCAGTTCTGACTTATATCAACGATTATGGTGGAAGGCCTAAGTTGACGTTTGGTTGCGCTGGTACAACTTGCAAAGTTGAATCTTCGACAGACAGATAA
- a CDS encoding outer membrane usher protein has protein sequence MALRLKSKNKVFNNSVSYFLTPVATMVFIAIAHINLANANNDSIEFNTDVLDLQDKKNISLNEFSRAGYVMPGKYPFKINLNSRDLADIFDIEYIADPNDPSMTEPCLTPDIVDHIALRDEWKQKVEFAKNGQCLIPETIPGMTINGSLAKETVTITVPQAYIEFTSDNWDPPSRWDEGVPALIFDYNLNANLIRPADSANSQSVTGNGTTGFNLGAWRFRADWQASYNRTNGQSTDRKWDWSQYYAYRAVKELNAKLTMGEQFLRSGLFDSFRYMGVSLISDERMLPPNLRGYAPEVTGVARTNAKVVVTQQGRVIYETQVAPGPFRIQDLSDAVSGKLDVRIEEQDGSVQEFQMNTASIPYLTRPGSVLFKIAGGRPNNMEHETEGQGFVTGEFSWGVSNGWSLFGGGVAAGDYNALSLGVGRDLLAFGAISFDITESRAKLKTENKIYTGASYRLSYSKRFEEYDSQVTFAGYRFSERDFMSMNQYLDRRYRGVEFDNSKELYTITFNKYFTSADLTAYLNYNHETYWNKPAAKRYNLSIAKYFDIGRFKNINLSLTAFRNKFDNRNNDDGLYMNLSLPWADRASISYNNMVTRDGNSHTVSYFDSIDDKTNYRVGTGVSSRGRGTIDGFYTRYADLATVTASTSYINGDTSSAAFSLQGGATVTGHGAALHRINTPGGSRVMVGTEGVKNVPIQGFGPNTETNIFGKAVVADISDYYRTSTHIDVTQLPDDVEAIRTSQPITLTEGAVAYREFEVLSGVKTMVRLALADGSYPPFGATVRNEKNRELGIVTDNGSVYISGVNPNEVLDVYWDGSAQCKIQVPENITTAEFNSLLLPCTSSPSVEPGYMPAKAVPVGQPAPVYKPAPIKQGVAPSQRWLLKPPDIAYSADYTE, from the coding sequence ATGGCTCTGCGATTAAAAAGTAAAAATAAAGTATTTAATAACTCAGTAAGTTATTTTTTAACGCCTGTTGCTACCATGGTGTTTATAGCCATTGCTCATATAAATTTAGCTAATGCAAATAATGATAGTATTGAGTTTAATACGGACGTTTTAGATCTTCAGGATAAAAAAAATATTTCTTTAAATGAGTTCTCTCGTGCGGGCTATGTTATGCCTGGGAAATACCCATTTAAAATTAATTTAAATAGTCGCGATTTAGCTGACATTTTTGATATTGAGTATATCGCGGATCCCAATGATCCGAGTATGACTGAACCTTGTTTAACGCCAGATATTGTTGACCATATCGCTTTGCGCGACGAATGGAAGCAAAAGGTTGAGTTTGCTAAAAATGGCCAATGTTTAATTCCAGAAACCATTCCAGGAATGACAATAAATGGTTCTTTAGCCAAAGAAACAGTTACCATTACTGTACCTCAGGCGTATATCGAATTTACCTCTGATAACTGGGATCCACCATCTCGCTGGGATGAAGGGGTACCCGCTCTCATTTTTGACTATAACTTGAATGCTAACCTGATAAGGCCTGCTGATTCAGCCAATAGCCAGTCGGTAACTGGTAATGGTACAACAGGTTTTAACCTCGGAGCTTGGCGCTTTAGAGCTGACTGGCAAGCAAGTTATAATCGAACTAATGGTCAATCCACAGATCGTAAATGGGATTGGAGCCAATATTATGCTTATCGAGCAGTTAAAGAACTAAATGCAAAGCTAACGATGGGGGAGCAATTCCTACGCTCAGGATTATTTGATTCATTTCGTTATATGGGGGTAAGTCTTATCTCTGATGAGAGAATGTTACCACCTAACTTACGTGGCTATGCGCCTGAAGTCACTGGTGTTGCAAGAACTAATGCTAAAGTGGTTGTGACTCAGCAAGGGCGCGTTATTTATGAAACGCAAGTTGCTCCTGGGCCTTTTCGTATTCAAGATTTAAGTGATGCTGTTAGCGGTAAATTAGATGTACGTATCGAAGAGCAAGATGGTTCTGTACAAGAATTCCAAATGAATACTGCCTCCATACCATATTTAACTCGTCCTGGCTCAGTACTGTTTAAGATTGCAGGTGGCCGACCGAATAATATGGAACACGAAACAGAAGGGCAAGGATTTGTTACGGGGGAGTTTAGCTGGGGGGTCTCTAACGGTTGGTCATTATTCGGCGGTGGCGTTGCGGCAGGCGACTATAACGCATTATCACTCGGTGTTGGTCGAGATTTACTCGCTTTCGGTGCAATTTCATTCGATATCACTGAGTCACGAGCAAAACTGAAAACAGAAAACAAAATCTATACGGGTGCGTCTTATCGCTTAAGTTATTCAAAACGTTTTGAAGAATATGATAGCCAAGTTACCTTCGCAGGATACCGATTCTCTGAGCGTGACTTTATGAGTATGAACCAATATCTCGACCGTCGTTACAGAGGGGTGGAATTCGATAATAGTAAAGAGCTGTATACGATCACATTTAATAAGTATTTCACTAGTGCGGATCTGACTGCGTATCTGAACTATAACCACGAAACTTATTGGAATAAGCCTGCGGCAAAACGCTATAACCTTTCTATTGCTAAATATTTTGATATTGGCCGTTTTAAAAACATCAATTTAAGTTTAACGGCATTTCGTAACAAATTTGATAATAGAAATAATGACGATGGGCTATATATGAACCTCTCTTTGCCTTGGGCTGATAGAGCGTCAATTAGCTATAACAATATGGTTACTAGGGATGGTAATTCTCACACTGTCAGCTATTTCGACTCCATTGATGATAAAACAAATTATCGTGTTGGTACTGGGGTGAGTAGTCGTGGTCGCGGAACTATTGATGGTTTCTATACGCGTTACGCGGATTTAGCAACAGTAACGGCAAGTACCAGCTATATCAATGGGGATACCTCTTCAGCGGCATTTTCTTTACAGGGTGGCGCAACTGTCACGGGGCATGGTGCCGCACTACACCGCATTAATACGCCAGGTGGAAGTCGAGTGATGGTAGGTACTGAAGGTGTGAAAAATGTTCCTATTCAAGGTTTTGGACCAAACACGGAAACCAATATTTTTGGTAAAGCAGTGGTCGCTGACATCAGTGATTACTATCGTACCAGTACGCATATTGATGTGACTCAATTACCTGACGACGTGGAAGCGATTCGAACATCGCAGCCTATAACACTGACCGAAGGAGCCGTGGCTTACCGCGAGTTTGAGGTGTTATCGGGTGTTAAAACGATGGTGAGATTGGCATTGGCAGACGGAAGTTATCCGCCATTTGGGGCTACCGTGAGAAATGAGAAAAATAGAGAGCTCGGTATCGTGACAGATAATGGCTCCGTGTATATCTCGGGTGTTAATCCAAATGAAGTTTTAGATGTCTACTGGGATGGAAGTGCGCAATGCAAAATTCAAGTCCCTGAAAATATTACAACAGCGGAATTTAACTCACTGTTATTACCGTGTACAAGCAGCCCAAGTGTTGAACCTGGATATATGCCAGCAAAAGCCGTGCCTGTTGGGCAGCCTGCACCAGTTTACAAACCTGCACCGATTAAACAGGGCGTAGCACCAAGTCAGCGTTGGTTATTGAAACCACCGGATATTGCTTACAGCGCAGATTATACCGAGTAA
- a CDS encoding fimbrial protein, translating into MNHFGIIVMVLSGMIFAPIVSAQNQNSRAQSQFKGTVTMGGSIIESPCAIDADNRDQSVSITTVPVSQIIHDRESPTSDFSIRLINCVLTPVTPGAPNWQTFNITFDGPTDGRNFDVFGHANGLSVKISDLAGNVAIPGKAMPDLPISAGETTLHYKVQVVPNNKRLKPGNYQTTIRFKMDYY; encoded by the coding sequence ATGAATCACTTTGGCATTATTGTCATGGTGCTTTCAGGAATGATATTTGCCCCGATAGTGAGTGCGCAAAATCAAAATTCTCGGGCACAAAGTCAGTTCAAAGGAACTGTTACTATGGGCGGTTCAATCATTGAGAGCCCTTGTGCAATTGATGCTGATAACCGAGATCAATCAGTTAGCATAACGACTGTACCGGTTAGCCAGATAATTCACGACAGAGAAAGTCCAACAAGTGATTTCTCTATACGCCTTATCAATTGTGTTTTAACACCGGTAACTCCTGGAGCTCCTAATTGGCAAACTTTCAATATTACATTCGATGGTCCAACTGATGGCCGTAACTTCGATGTGTTTGGGCATGCGAATGGATTATCAGTAAAAATTTCTGATTTGGCTGGAAATGTTGCAATACCTGGTAAGGCAATGCCAGATTTACCTATTAGCGCGGGAGAGACAACTCTGCACTATAAGGTGCAGGTAGTGCCTAATAATAAGCGCTTAAAACCAGGGAATTATCAGACAACTATCCGTTTTAAAATGGATTATTACTGA